The following coding sequences are from one Hymenobacter sp. DG25A window:
- a CDS encoding SAM-dependent methyltransferase: MAQSPPNASLPPAYFDAVYQANTDPWDFETSPYEHAKYAATLAVLPRARYERVFEIGCSLGVLTAQLATYCGYLLAVDVAAAALAKARARCAGLPQVAIRRMQVPEEFPEDSFNLILVSEVGYYWSVPDLEQAAAAILAALPVGGHLLLVHWTPLVHDYPLTGDQVHDYFLQHAGNSGPWRHLLAQRQATYRLDLLEKAPLA, encoded by the coding sequence ATGGCTCAAAGCCCGCCTAACGCCAGCCTGCCGCCGGCTTATTTTGATGCCGTATACCAGGCAAATACCGACCCCTGGGATTTCGAAACCAGTCCCTATGAGCACGCGAAATACGCGGCAACGCTGGCAGTGCTGCCCCGGGCCCGGTATGAGCGGGTGTTTGAAATTGGCTGTTCGCTTGGCGTGCTTACTGCTCAGCTGGCCACGTATTGCGGCTATTTGCTGGCAGTGGATGTAGCAGCGGCGGCGCTGGCCAAGGCCCGGGCCCGCTGTGCCGGGCTGCCGCAAGTAGCTATCCGGAGAATGCAGGTGCCCGAGGAGTTTCCGGAGGACAGCTTCAATTTAATCTTGGTTTCTGAAGTAGGCTATTACTGGTCCGTGCCTGATCTGGAGCAGGCCGCCGCGGCTATTCTGGCAGCGCTGCCCGTTGGCGGGCATCTCCTGCTGGTGCACTGGACACCGCTGGTGCATGATTATCCGCTTACGGGCGACCAGGTGCATGACTATTTTCTGCAGCATGCCGGGAACTCTGGCCCCTGGCGGCATTTGTTGGCGCAGCGGCAGGCAACCTACCGGCTTGATTTACTGGAGAAGGCCCCGTTAGCCTAG
- a CDS encoding BamA/TamA family outer membrane protein, with the protein MRRITLLLAALWLAPAAFAQTTAPASDSLQAAPAASATGQPSATAAPTQPPKNPADKPSFIPAPVAFYEPETGFAVGATFLPTWRHGRDTTVRKSNGRLGGWFSQKKQLNLQLSHTIFTRQERYLLIGDIQYFDYPIFFYGIGNDTRKEDESEISYKLITISQRALKSIRPYTFVGAQYRFTDLRDIQSDSRNTTDGQRPNLLRTLPRRDTLKTRISGFGPTFIYDSRDVILSTYKGRYLDLQAIFNTKGLGSNYTFTRYVLDGRYFLPLGSNRTIWASQVVGMFHNGTVPFRELANLGGVSLLRGIYEGRFRDRQLLAAQTELRHHLFWRLNGAVFGGIGQVAPHLNDMSLDGIKLAGGAGIRFQFNRRDRLNIRFDYGVGSGGNSGLYFGVNEAF; encoded by the coding sequence ATGCGTAGAATTACCCTGTTGCTGGCTGCCCTGTGGCTGGCACCGGCCGCTTTTGCCCAAACAACTGCCCCTGCTTCCGATTCTCTCCAAGCAGCTCCGGCCGCGTCTGCCACCGGGCAGCCATCCGCCACGGCAGCTCCTACGCAGCCACCCAAAAATCCGGCAGACAAGCCCAGCTTTATTCCGGCCCCAGTGGCTTTCTATGAGCCGGAAACTGGCTTTGCGGTGGGCGCTACCTTCCTGCCCACCTGGCGGCACGGCCGCGACACCACCGTGCGCAAATCCAATGGCCGCCTGGGCGGCTGGTTTTCGCAGAAAAAGCAGCTGAACCTGCAGCTCTCGCACACCATCTTCACCCGCCAGGAGCGGTATCTGCTTATCGGCGACATTCAGTATTTCGACTACCCTATTTTCTTCTACGGTATCGGAAATGATACCCGCAAGGAGGATGAAAGCGAAATTTCCTACAAGCTTATCACCATCAGCCAGCGGGCGCTGAAGAGCATCCGGCCCTACACTTTTGTGGGCGCCCAGTACCGCTTTACCGATCTGCGCGATATTCAGTCAGACAGCCGCAATACCACCGATGGGCAGCGCCCCAACCTGCTGCGCACCCTGCCTAGGCGTGACACGCTGAAAACCCGCATTTCGGGCTTCGGGCCCACCTTTATCTATGATAGCCGGGACGTTATTCTCAGCACCTACAAGGGTCGCTATCTGGATTTGCAGGCCATCTTCAACACCAAAGGCCTGGGCAGCAACTACACCTTCACGCGCTACGTGCTAGATGGGCGCTACTTCCTGCCGCTGGGCTCCAATCGCACCATTTGGGCCAGCCAGGTAGTGGGTATGTTTCACAACGGCACCGTGCCCTTCCGGGAGCTGGCCAACCTGGGCGGCGTGAGCCTGCTGCGGGGAATTTACGAAGGCCGCTTCCGCGACCGGCAGCTGCTGGCAGCCCAAACCGAACTGCGCCATCATCTGTTCTGGCGCCTGAATGGTGCCGTGTTTGGCGGCATAGGGCAGGTAGCCCCCCATCTGAACGACATGTCCCTGGATGGTATCAAGCTGGCTGGCGGCGCGGGTATCCGCTTCCAGTTTAACCGCCGCGACCGGCTCAACATCCGCTTTGACTACGGCGTTGGCTCCGGCGGAAATAGCGGTTTGTATTTTGGCGTAAACGAAGCCTTTTAG
- a CDS encoding acyl-CoA dehydrogenase family protein: MLSSPSPPALTPLPSLESLLDAAARLAPRLAAQAPQTDKVGRFPSQEFDWLRTAGLLTAPLPRAYAGADLMAPAHTLTLLHILKHVGRGNLAVGRIYEGHVNALQLIQRFAHPAQQARWASDAQAGHIFGVWNTQASDGVHLQPLPTGGYCLQGSKTFASGAGHITRPLITGALPGGGWQLFVLPTDIQSPVLDPSFWQPLGMRATASLHADLSDLEISPEELVGQPGDYYLQPWFSGGAIRFAAVQLGGAEAVFDETRRFLQQLGRTDDAYQRLRLGEMAMLIESGNLWLSGAAHHAARPAAETDAEATVAYANLVRTAVEEICLRVLQLAERCVGARGLLQPEPFERLHRDLTHYLRQPAPDAAVADAGRYVLQHTTPIYQLWHD; the protein is encoded by the coding sequence ATGCTTTCCTCCCCTTCACCCCCCGCCCTGACGCCTCTGCCTTCCCTGGAATCGCTACTGGACGCCGCCGCCCGCCTCGCGCCCCGCTTAGCCGCCCAGGCCCCGCAGACTGATAAGGTGGGTAGGTTTCCTTCCCAGGAGTTTGACTGGCTGCGCACGGCCGGTCTGCTTACGGCCCCGCTGCCCCGGGCCTATGCCGGGGCTGACCTGATGGCCCCCGCCCATACCCTTACCCTACTACACATCCTAAAGCATGTTGGGCGCGGCAACCTGGCCGTAGGACGTATCTACGAGGGCCACGTCAACGCCCTACAGCTTATCCAGCGCTTTGCCCACCCGGCGCAACAAGCCCGCTGGGCGAGCGACGCGCAAGCCGGCCATATATTCGGGGTTTGGAACACCCAGGCTTCTGATGGCGTGCACCTGCAGCCCCTGCCCACTGGCGGCTACTGCCTGCAGGGCAGCAAAACCTTTGCTTCGGGGGCCGGCCACATCACCCGCCCCCTTATTACGGGGGCACTGCCTGGGGGCGGCTGGCAGTTGTTTGTGCTACCTACTGATATTCAGTCACCAGTCCTCGATCCGTCCTTCTGGCAGCCCCTGGGCATGCGGGCCACCGCCAGCCTACACGCAGACCTCTCTGATCTGGAAATCAGCCCGGAGGAGCTGGTAGGCCAGCCCGGCGACTATTACCTACAGCCCTGGTTTAGTGGCGGCGCTATTCGGTTTGCGGCCGTGCAATTGGGCGGGGCCGAGGCAGTATTTGATGAAACCCGCCGCTTTCTGCAGCAGCTGGGCCGCACCGATGACGCCTATCAGCGGCTGCGACTGGGAGAAATGGCCATGCTCATCGAAAGCGGTAACCTGTGGCTAAGCGGGGCCGCCCACCACGCCGCCCGCCCGGCGGCGGAAACGGATGCAGAAGCTACGGTGGCCTATGCCAACCTGGTGCGCACAGCCGTGGAAGAAATCTGCCTGCGGGTGCTGCAGTTGGCCGAGCGCTGTGTGGGCGCCCGGGGCTTATTGCAGCCCGAGCCCTTTGAGCGCCTGCACCGCGACCTGACGCACTACCTGCGCCAGCCCGCCCCCGATGCCGCCGTGGCCGATGCCGGCCGCTATGTGCTCCAGCATACTACACCCATCTACCAGCTCTGGCATGACTGA
- a CDS encoding geranylgeranylglycerol-phosphate geranylgeranyltransferase, whose protein sequence is MAASFPPASAATAAPSGAGLRELWRLVRLPNLLIIMLCMVLVRISLLRPQVPQIKPLDVPFALLMLATVCVAAAGYIINDYYDVKIDAINRPERLVVGRAINRRHAMLTHLILSGLGILISGALSPLLGLVHMGSALLLWGYSVRFKRVALVGNVSIAALTAASVLLPELQLRTGNQAVWAYALAAFLLSVVREIIKDIEDMRGDAQHDCRTLPIVAGVAKAKWVAGFFLLNLAVLLTGAIWQSLQLHRWALGAWLGGLVLLPLLVFSRQLARADRKQHFSRLSLWCKMLMLAGILSMLLV, encoded by the coding sequence ATGGCTGCCTCGTTTCCTCCTGCTTCTGCCGCTACCGCGGCGCCTTCGGGTGCCGGGTTGCGGGAGCTATGGCGGCTGGTGCGCCTGCCCAACCTGCTCATCATCATGCTGTGCATGGTGCTGGTGCGCATTAGCCTGCTGCGGCCGCAGGTACCCCAGATAAAACCGCTGGACGTACCCTTTGCCCTCCTGATGCTGGCTACGGTATGCGTGGCGGCGGCCGGCTACATCATCAATGATTATTATGATGTAAAGATTGATGCCATCAACCGGCCCGAGCGCTTGGTGGTGGGCCGTGCCATCAACCGGCGCCACGCCATGCTCACCCACCTGATTTTGTCGGGGCTGGGTATTCTCATCAGCGGGGCGTTGTCTCCGCTGCTGGGGCTGGTGCACATGGGCTCGGCGCTGCTGCTGTGGGGCTACTCGGTGCGGTTTAAGCGGGTGGCTTTAGTAGGCAATGTGAGTATTGCTGCCCTCACGGCCGCCTCAGTACTGCTGCCGGAGCTGCAGCTGCGCACCGGCAACCAAGCCGTCTGGGCCTATGCGCTGGCCGCCTTTCTGCTCTCCGTGGTGCGCGAAATCATTAAGGATATTGAAGATATGCGCGGCGACGCGCAGCACGACTGCCGGACGCTGCCCATTGTGGCCGGCGTGGCGAAAGCCAAATGGGTGGCCGGCTTTTTCCTGCTGAACCTGGCCGTGCTCCTGACGGGAGCCATCTGGCAGAGCCTGCAGCTGCACCGCTGGGCGCTGGGTGCATGGTTGGGGGGCCTGGTGCTGCTGCCGCTGCTGGTTTTCTCCCGGCAGCTGGCCCGCGCCGACCGGAAGCAGCACTTTTCCCGGCTGAGCTTATGGTGCAAAATGCTCATGCTGGCCGGCATTCTCTCCATGCTGCTGGTGTAG
- a CDS encoding cold-shock protein produces the protein MKTGTVKFYNESKGYGFITEDGTKEDFFVHVTGLNGGQIQQNDRVEFETQEGRKGVNAVNVKKV, from the coding sequence ATGAAAACAGGAACCGTAAAATTCTATAATGAGTCGAAGGGCTACGGCTTCATTACGGAAGACGGCACGAAGGAAGATTTCTTCGTCCATGTTACCGGCCTTAACGGGGGCCAGATTCAGCAAAATGACCGCGTGGAGTTTGAAACGCAGGAAGGCCGCAAAGGTGTTAATGCGGTGAATGTAAAGAAGGTGTAA
- a CDS encoding BamA/TamA family outer membrane protein, with amino-acid sequence MPAFQFGAALLLSLLTLSAAAQSPATDSVATSAPIKKPRRVKIAVLPIVFSQPETGLAYGAAVLPVWRFGADTTTRSSNARVLAYRTQRKQSSASLTHSIFTPGERWFVGGEAQYFNFPIYYYGVGNDTRKSEKSDISYEVFILNQRVLKRVRPGLFVGGLYRLTNMYNVRIDDALTDDGTRPNWLLERDARERQATLTSGIGPALLYDTRDNILSAHHGRFLDASVLFAGKTLGSDYGFTRMQFDARQYWVLGPLETERTVLAGQVQGIFHSGAVPFRELANLGGERMMRGIYEGRFRDRQMLSAQAEVRQQLFWRLRGVLFGGVGQVQPKVTDFRPGQFNLAGGAGLRIDVNRKDRLSIRIDYGVGSGESSGLYFAFNEAF; translated from the coding sequence ATGCCCGCGTTTCAATTTGGGGCCGCGCTGCTGCTGAGTCTGCTCACGCTGTCCGCCGCTGCCCAGTCGCCCGCTACCGATTCGGTAGCCACCAGTGCCCCCATTAAAAAGCCGCGCCGCGTTAAAATTGCGGTGCTGCCCATCGTGTTTTCGCAACCGGAAACCGGGCTGGCCTACGGGGCCGCCGTGCTGCCCGTGTGGCGCTTTGGTGCCGATACCACCACCCGCAGCTCAAATGCCCGGGTGCTGGCCTACCGTACCCAGCGCAAGCAGTCCAGCGCCAGCCTCACCCATTCCATCTTTACCCCCGGCGAGCGGTGGTTTGTGGGCGGCGAGGCGCAGTACTTCAATTTCCCCATTTACTATTACGGCGTCGGCAACGACACCCGGAAAAGCGAGAAGAGCGACATTTCCTACGAGGTTTTTATCCTCAACCAGCGGGTGCTGAAACGCGTGCGGCCGGGCCTGTTTGTGGGCGGGCTGTATCGCCTCACCAACATGTATAATGTGCGGATTGACGATGCCCTCACCGACGACGGCACCCGCCCCAACTGGCTGCTGGAGCGTGACGCCCGCGAACGGCAGGCCACGCTTACCTCCGGCATTGGCCCCGCGCTGCTGTATGATACCCGCGACAATATCCTGAGTGCCCACCACGGCCGCTTCCTGGATGCCAGCGTGCTGTTCGCGGGCAAAACCCTGGGCAGCGACTATGGATTTACGCGCATGCAGTTTGATGCGCGGCAGTACTGGGTGCTCGGGCCGCTGGAAACCGAGCGCACTGTACTGGCCGGCCAGGTGCAGGGCATATTTCATAGCGGCGCGGTGCCCTTTCGGGAACTGGCCAACCTGGGCGGCGAGCGGATGATGCGCGGCATTTACGAAGGCCGCTTCCGCGACCGGCAAATGCTCTCGGCGCAGGCCGAGGTGCGGCAGCAGCTCTTCTGGCGGCTGCGCGGCGTGTTGTTTGGCGGGGTGGGGCAGGTGCAGCCCAAGGTCACTGATTTCCGCCCCGGCCAGTTTAACCTGGCCGGCGGCGCGGGTTTGCGCATCGATGTTAACCGCAAAGACCGGCTAAGCATCCGGATTGATTATGGCGTGGGCTCCGGCGAGTCCAGCGGACTGTATTTTGCCTTCAATGAGGCATTCTAG
- a CDS encoding PIG-L deacetylase family protein — MTDATALFRSLPLYPAAYAAGLGSTVIIVPHPDDEALGCGGLLALLRQAGQDVRVVLVSDGTMSHPNSRKFPPAARQALRKTELEASLRCLGVNPAQVLYLNLPDGAVPGAGPATEAPAQAIRQFLAAQPPQTVLVPWRRDPHPDHRAAYALLQLALAGFTPLLRVIEYLVWAWERAAPEDLPRPGEVTGWRLDIQSVLAQKQAAIAAHASQLPGGPINDDPTGFTLADTMLAHFAQPFETYLEVPPPTENAFPYGSKPA, encoded by the coding sequence ATGACTGACGCCACCGCACTATTTCGCTCCCTGCCGCTGTACCCGGCGGCTTACGCGGCCGGGCTGGGCTCCACCGTTATTATAGTACCCCACCCCGATGATGAAGCTTTGGGCTGCGGCGGGCTGCTGGCACTGTTGCGGCAGGCCGGGCAAGACGTACGCGTAGTTTTGGTGAGTGATGGCACCATGTCGCACCCCAACTCCCGCAAATTTCCGCCCGCTGCCCGGCAGGCCCTGCGGAAAACCGAGCTGGAAGCCTCTTTGCGCTGCCTGGGCGTTAATCCGGCCCAGGTGTTGTACCTGAACCTGCCGGACGGGGCGGTGCCCGGTGCCGGCCCCGCAACCGAGGCCCCGGCCCAGGCCATTCGTCAATTTTTAGCCGCGCAGCCCCCGCAAACAGTACTGGTTCCGTGGCGGCGCGACCCCCACCCCGACCATCGGGCAGCCTATGCCCTATTGCAATTAGCCCTGGCCGGTTTCACCCCGCTTCTCCGGGTAATAGAATATCTGGTATGGGCCTGGGAGCGGGCGGCCCCGGAAGATTTACCCCGGCCCGGAGAGGTAACCGGATGGCGGCTTGATATTCAATCGGTGCTGGCGCAAAAACAGGCGGCCATAGCAGCCCACGCCTCCCAGCTGCCGGGCGGGCCCATTAACGATGACCCGACTGGCTTTACCCTGGCTGACACCATGCTGGCCCACTTCGCGCAGCCTTTTGAAACCTATCTGGAAGTACCACCGCCCACCGAAAATGCATTCCCCTATGGCTCAAAGCCCGCCTAA